GAATGTTTCTTGGGGGCcacgcgcgggcgcagcCTCGGTGTGACGTCAGCGCGCGCACCCTCGTCTCTAGTTTCAACCTCGTCCCAttcgcacgcgcgcgcccgcatCTCTTCCAATCCAAGATTCACTTTCTTGGCTccccccgcgccggcctTCCCGCTCCCGCGCTGTCGACTTCCGACTTCCCGACATCACTAAACGCCCGCTCGCATCTCACAATACGGCAAACCGCCTACGACAcgccaccacgaccgccagccccctccccctcctaGGTTTCGCTGGAGCAATGATCACAAGATGGCCGCCCCGTCATagcaccatcgccgccggcgccgccctcgggctcgctgctgctgctgcccgaccTCACCATCTCTCTATACCGcgctcaccaccatcgccatcgccatcgccatcgccatcgccatcgccatcccgccgccccctATCGACCAACCTCCCACCtcggcgcgacggcctcaACGCTGCTGCCCCACCCGACCCTCGCATGCCCGACCTCGGCCGCCAAATCGCCGACGACTACGCCTCCATCCGCGACACCTACGGTACGCAATTTCCGCCTCATCTTTCTCTCGCATCTCCTCCTCTGTTATGCGCGCTCGCATCTCCATAACTCGCTGACGCGCCTTCGCTCTCCGCAGCTACGCCGCGGCACcccatcgtcctcgcccacggcctgCTGGGCTTCTCTGAGCTCTCCGTGTCCGCCCTCCTGCCGCCCCTCCAGTACTGGCACGGCATCCGCCAGGCCCTCACCGCGCAGGGCtgccccctcgtcgtcgccgccagcgtcccGCCCTCGGGCTCCATCGAGGAGCGAgccgccaagctcgccgccgagatctCCTCGGCACTGTCCTCCCACTcctgctccgcctccgcccccgcctcgtcctcgacgtcaacgacgacgacgacagtgGGGCAGCAGTCCGTCACCACCAGCGATGACACCCGCACGCCCGTCAACATCATCGCCCACAGCatgggcggcctcgacgcccggcACCTCATCTCCAACATCCTCCCaccctcatcaccatcctcgtcctcgtcctcgtcctcctcgtcgccgccacagcACAACTTCCGCGTCGCCTCCCTCGTCACCATCTCCACCCCCCACCGCGGCAGCCCCTTCGCCGACTACGTCCTgagcgacgcccgccgccgctccccgcTCCACCTCCCGCGCTTCTActccctcctccgcgccgccggcctcggcacCAGCGCCTTCGCCCAGCTCGGCACCCGCTACCTCGCCGACCACTTCAACCCCGCCAACCCCGACGACCCTGCCGTGCGCTACTTCTCGTACGGGGCGGCCctgcacgccgcccagctgccgctgctgagcCCCTTTCGCCTCTCCCACGGCGTCATCAGGGAGGCTgagggcgccaacgacgggCTCGTCAGCGTTGAGAGCAGTCGCTGGGGCGAGTACAAGGGCACCCTGCTGGGCGTGAGCCATCTCGACCTTATCAATTGGCCCAACAAGGTGCGGTGGACCGTGCGCGAATGGATGGGCATCAAGAGGAACTTTAATGCCGTGGCCTTTTACCTCGACATTGCTGATATGCTGGCCAAGGAAGGCTTCTGAGGCGAAGAGGCTTAGCCAGCATAAAGCCCACAGGATGCAAAACGTGATATAGAGATAGATAATGAGGTACGTCACCTACGTCACCAGGCGTCAGGAAAAAAGTaatgggcggcggcttcttctaGCAAAGAGGTATCAGTTGTAGTATTAGAATTGTAGAAATACAGCAGCCTGGCAACGGGCGAGCAAGCGCGCGCACAAGCAAGCCGTTCCCAACTCCCGTCGGCTGCGCAGTTCCATCCAGATGCAATATATACACAACGCAACGAGCGGGCTCCATCAAATACATCGCGTCAAATGATGGCAGATGATGCTGACATGCTGGTCGAATCGATCCTGGGCGCACCGGGAATGGCCGTGATGGGTCGCTGGAAAGGGTCGCGCGTCTTGTGGTGTGGTCGCTGCATGTCGTGTCGCTCCGCTATGCCGCCAGCCATGACAGCGCAACTCGGGGCCGGCATCACCGCATCGCTCCATTCCGTCGGGTCCTTGCCTCCTGGCCAGCACTGAGATCTTCCTCTGCGCTTCCCATCCCAGCACGCTacccctcgcgcgcgccaccgctTAGAAGGTGGGCTTGCGCTCCTTGCGCCTCTGCAGGGCCTTGTGGATAAAGATGAAGGCGACACCGGCGGCAACTGCGCAAAAATCACGTCAGCGACGCACTCCAGGCGCAACCCATGAAGTGGGCAGCCAGCGAGCATAGTCAACGTACCAACGAAGACGATGCAGAACACGACCATGACACCGACGTTCCGGGCGGCCCAGTTCTTCTCGCGCTTGGCGAGCTGGTTCATAGCCTCGCGGGCCAGAAGGGGGGCGGTGATGGCAGCCATTGCGAAGTGTGGGAGTGGAGCGGAGAGGAGATTCTCTATCAGTCGATCGCGAGTTAGCTTACACGCACCATGAGGCCTGCCAGATTAGACGGAACGAGGCCTTGAATTAATCACGAGCCGTCGACCCTGCCAATTGGCTGCACCGAGCCCGCGGGATCCAATCGCCATGGCGACAGCATCGTCAGGCGGCGACCAGCATGCCGCACCAGATGATTCGTGTGCGCCCGCCAGAAAGAACGAAAAGGCTCTTCAATTGAACAGACCGCACAGCCAGCAACGACGAAGGACCCCGGACGACCCGGGCCTGGCCGTCGTGAGCGCGGGCAGCACCAACGCAGCGGCCAGGGCAGAGGCAGGGCAACGGATGGCAAGGGCTCGGAGCAGTCGAAGGCAGGtatcgcgggcggccggcgtcaaTCGAGGAAGGGTAGGCGGCGAGGGTATGAATTTACCTTGTGCGGACCGTACAATGGCAGGGAAAGCAGGACTGGGAGGtgagaaggaaaagaagcGACAAATtcgctcgaggcgcgcagGTGGACTAGGCGATGATTTTGTTGATCAGCCTTGGGCCGGCGGCACTACCTTCTTAGCAGCAGGAACCAGCAGGAGCCACCCGGAGCCACCAGGAGGAGCCAGCAAGGAGCGAGGCCGGAAAAAGTGGAGCAGCACGTCACGGACCACTCTGGAGACACACCTAGGGAAGGCGCCTGGGCCgctggggccggcggggCTGGGGCTTTCCCTTTTTGAAGGTGCTGTACCCACTGgggcgcgctggccatgccgcccacTGGGCGTGTCAACTTGGACGGGGGGCAGAAGCGCCAGGGCGGACGGGTGCCCGGGCGCAGCTACGTATGTACCTCTCACTGCGAACAGTGAGTGTACGTAGGCAGTCCAAATTGGAGGTTTCCAAGGTTGCTTGCGTCGCCCgcgcacgccgacgaggaaacATCCATTGCGTCGGTTTTGGAGtttgcggtggtggtggcggcggggttgGGTGGCGGCacgcaggcgggcaggtaCTACCGCAGGCACTGTAGCAGGCACAGTTCCTGAAGAATAGCGAGGCACACGGGgctcgtgccgccgcggggggcgTGGCGTTCCAGCACGCCCGGCGAACAATGCAGGAACACCCGTAGAAGCGACGAGTTACAAGCCCAGGCTCACCGCACTTCACAGATCGGTTGGAACAGCGCACTCAAAGTGCTCTTGTTTTCTGGACAGCCCGGGGTTCGATCCGAGGTAGTACATCTATCGATGCGTGTCACGACCGGGAATGCAGCGGAACGCGCGGAACGGAGAGAGAGTCAGGTCACAGGGAGTTAGAAGGGAAGACAATCACCCAATGCGGGATGGAGAAGGGCAAGTTCGCGACTCGAAACACAAGAGAGAGGCTCGCTGTCGATCGGGCGCCCTCTAGTTGGCGCATGGACTCactcggccgcggcagcaacCTCCAGGGAAGGACCATCCAGCCCTGGGGATaagcggcggctccagctcggcggcccgggacacacacacacgcaatGGCCTACAGTATACTAACTTAGTAGTAATAAAAAACCTGGAAGAGACGAGGAAAGGGGGAGCGCGCAGAGGGACGGAGACGCCGTGAGAGGGTGAGACCatgggcagggcgggcggcatcagcaCCGCCTAGATTTACAAATCCGCCCCTCGGCCAAGACAGCTAGAGCGCAACATGGCACGCCCGAGGAACGGACAGAGCCTGGCGTCCTAATTTCTTGGTCCCTTCAGCAGTAGCCGGGTAGAGTGCAGTGCTGGATGCGCAGCAAATACTAAtagcgatggcggcgactggTCGGCTTCGGTCCGCCGCACGCCCCCCGGCACACACGGGAACAATCAACCTCAGGTCGtgtgtgtctctctctccgccgccgctctgcaGCCCAGGCGCCCAGGAGCACCGGGTCGCTCTCGGAACACGGCagtgggaggcggcgccctgggTGGCCCGTGGTGGGGAAAAGACGCAGAAGCCATGCTGATTGATGGTGAAGGTTGCGCGAATTTCCAACACGGCGCGACGCACACTTGGGGCCACCCACCCCAAAccaggaggcggccgggccgagtcgcgacgccgacggcgggcaACAGCTCGCGCACGCACCTCGTTTTGTCGCTGTTGTTCTCGttgtccgtcgtcgtcgtcgtcgtcgtagccgccgccgcggtgccgattttttttttttttttttgggaCACCCGCACCCAGTCTCCCAATTATAAGcagcatgcatgcatgctaCTGCACATACGTAAATACCTACATGCACGTATtttgggcgggcgtgcgtgcgtcccCAACACCACAAGCCCATATCAAATGACTGGCAGACGCGTATATAACCTCGCACGGGCAGTAGGATACCATTCCATTATTAACGTTAAACACGCCACGCGGGGAAGGTTCCGATTTTGCAAGAACCTCTTCAGACTCGCACTGACATCTTGATAGACGGGCGAAGACGCAATCGCGAGTCTTGAAAAAAGGTCACAACGGTGCCTGCCTCTTCAATGAGGTAAAGGCACGTAAATGAGTGACGACTGCGACTGTCCTACCTTCAGGTCCGTCGGGCACAgtgcgcccgcccacacCTCGAAGCCTCGCCCATGTCCTTGGCAACTCTACCAGATAATTTGTAGGAAATGAAATAGTAGTACTAGCAGTAGGTAGTTTATGCGGAGAAGCAGTATCGCATCGCAAGGTACCCACGGGGCGGCAACACccgctgctcgacgatgcAATGAGCGTGTCCATCACCTTGCGCTTTTGCGCCGCATCACATCCAAAAGCTTGCGCAAAGGACGTACGTAGCAAGCAATCACCACATACGTACGACGTGCATGCACCCAATTCCCGTCgcatgtacgtacgtgcgGATCACAGCAAGAACATATGAGGCGGATGCttgcgcggcgccgagccctTCCAAGAGCGCCCACCGGCCTGTGTCAACATGTCTCATTGCCCGCCACTTCATGGCGTCTCAGCCAAGGAGGGCATGTGCTTCAAACACTGGCAAGACACGTCTCCGCCAAGAATTTAGGCTTAAACCAACGtcggccctcgacgaggtcggaGAGCCCGCTCCCTTGTGTGCGCGAACAACAAtgggcgcgcccgcccatgTCGTCGCAATCGCGAGCGACGCCGACCTGACTAACGTTGATGTTGCCTGTACAGTCCACGCGGCCCTGCGACTAAcacggtgccgccgcccggctgcagaaggccaccacggccgcctcacCCACCGACCGGGGCTGGCCCCCGCCCACCGAACGACTCCAACGTCTGGAGAACCGACCGCCTTGACCGCGCTGTTTCTGTCGGCATGCCGCACCAATGGCCGGGTCCCAGGACGCCAGAAGAGACATGTCGACTCCACCCGCCCCCAAGTCCGGCTCAACCGGAACACGTTtggtcgcctcggccgcccaTAACTTCATAATAAAGAGCttgtcggccgccgcagccgtgTGGTGGCCAAAACTGCCTGCCATGGGTAGGGTACTCGTCAGGCCACACCTCCGgagcggcctcggcgtcggctgtCGTGGTCGGAGACGGCAATACTAGGTCGCGtagccctcgcgcgcgcccgacCCTGACCAGACTGCCCGGGGCGAAACGGGGACCAACGAGGGGAATTCATGTGTGCGAGGTCGGGTCGCCTTGATTTCTCGTTGCATCGAAATGACACATCTGTCTGTCGGTGAGACCTGTCTGTCGTCTGTGCATGAGGCCCTTTTTGCCGCTACGTGACTTGTCCCCGAAAGCAGGCACGCCTGGCCCGGACCGGCCAGATCCTATGTAATGATCCAACAGGCTGCCTCTGACATGCCTGCTTCGTACGCGATAGCGTGATTTGATTGCGCGGTCGGGCACAGTCTCTGGCCAGCCGACGGACAGGACAAACAGCGTCAGTCTTGACCGTGCCTCACGCCGCCAGGTGCTACCTGTTCTATGCCAAACGGCCAGTGCCGAGTCGGATTGGCGTCGTTCAGACCCGAGGTCTCGAAGCCCCAGTCTTCTTCGCCCACAGATGCTTCTGCGAGTTTTCTGGACCCTTGCTAAAATCGGAAAGCCAAGGAACGCTTGGAAGGAAACTCCACGGACGCCCGGGGGCAGTGGGCCACTCCCTATGGATTCTTGGAACGACGCCAGGGCGGTGGGGTCCCCTGCGCGTCTTATCAGCGGCCGCAGGAAAGGCAGTCAGTCGAGTCGTCGCAGGCATCATCGGAGAGACGACACTCTGCACGTCGTGCGTCAGTTGTCGAGGGGTTTGTGTTGTAGTTAtaaagtacgaagtacgaagtagctaTAGCTTCAAACTTGCAATCGGGTCTGGGATGTCCCACACTGTACCGTATAGTGCAAGGGCGCCTGCGCCAGGTACAGTGCGATATACAGTGTGCAGGcgtaggcggcggctgtccaGCTCGGCTCCTCATTCGCTGCGACCCGGATCGGGAACCGGCCACTGCCGCCTCGTCATCCGTcacctgcacctgcaggCATGACGACTTCTGAAGAcggtcatcatcgtcgcacGAGGACTATGCCCccgcccctcgccgcgccgtgcttATTGATGCCTTGCATTCTCAGCATTAGCATGGTTTCGAGCCTAGACTCAACCGTTGCTTCAATCGCTCCGTAACGGACAGGCCAGGCCATCCATCACACCGTCGCCGCAATCATGGCCTCGTGGCTCGCGCAGGTCCGCCGCAACAACGCCCACAATGTCTCGACCTTTCGCCGCGCGCCCCTCGCCGAGATCTCGGGCtccctcggcgacctggggacgctgctcccgctcatgattgccctcgccgtgcagGGTTCCATCGAGCTGGGCTCCACGCTTGTCTTCACGGGTGTCTTCAACATACTCACCGGCCTGACGTTTGGCATCCCGCTGCCTGTGCAGCCGATGAAGGCAAGCACGCTCACCTGTACTTCGTTGCCCTAAACCCCCGCCCTCTCTAACACGCCGCCGTAGGCCATAGCGTCAGCAGCCATATCTGGTCGGGAAGACCCGTCGATGGGagtcgtcaccgccgccggccagtGGGTCGGTGCCGCCGTACTGGTCATGAGCGTCACCGGCCTGCTTCGgtgggccgtggccgtggtcCCGATTCCCGTTGTCAAGGGCatccagctcggcgccggcctgtCCCTTAttctcggcgccggctcgtCTCTCCTGCAACCCCTCCACTGGGTGCATCCCG
Above is a genomic segment from Purpureocillium takamizusanense chromosome 2, complete sequence containing:
- the TGL2 gene encoding Triacylglycerol lipase (COG:S~EggNog:ENOG503NWWF); the protein is MITRWPPRHSTIAAGAALGLAAAAARPHHLSIPRSPPSPSPSPSPSPSPSRRPLSTNLPPRRDGLNAAAPPDPRMPDLGRQIADDYASIRDTYATPRHPIVLAHGLLGFSELSVSALLPPLQYWHGIRQALTAQGCPLVVAASVPPSGSIEERAAKLAAEISSALSSHSCSASAPASSSTSTTTTTVGQQSVTTSDDTRTPVNIIAHSMGGLDARHLISNILPPSSPSSSSSSSSSSPPQHNFRVASLVTISTPHRGSPFADYVLSDARRRSPLHLPRFYSLLRAAGLGTSAFAQLGTRYLADHFNPANPDDPAVRYFSYGAALHAAQLPLLSPFRLSHGVIREAEGANDGLVSVESSRWGEYKGTLLGVSHLDLINWPNKVRWTVREWMGIKRNFNAVAFYLDIADMLAKEGF
- a CDS encoding uncharacterized protein (EggNog:ENOG503P8IF~TransMembrane:1 (i29-48o)), which gives rise to MAAITAPLLAREAMNQLAKREKNWAARNVGVMVVFCIVFVGTLTMLAGCPLHGLRLECVADVIFAQLPPVSPSSLSTRPCRGARSASPPSKRWRARGVACWDGKRRGRSQCWPGGKDPTEWSDAVMPAPSCAVMAGGIAERHDMQRPHHKTRDPFQRPITAIPGAPRIDSTSMSASSAII